The Planococcus versutus genome contains a region encoding:
- a CDS encoding ABC transporter ATP-binding protein, with amino-acid sequence MIKVNNVSKKYGSFTALHSIDLEIGEGEFIAVLGPSGCGKTTLLKLLAGFMGPTDGTIEMDNLVLASKKRVLPPEKRNIGMVFQSFALWPHMTVAEHVKFPLNYHPNKIKENKKEMQERMNEVLKLVGLDALAERYPSELSGGQKQRVALARAIAPLPNLLLMDEPLSALDVELRMEMRKEIQKLHRETKASIVFVTHDQGEALAIADKIVVMNKGRIEQIAPPEVLYTRPETEFVATFVGKCNLVKGQWRNEQFVPAIDSKNTWPDLGVTAGFKENGIYPVRPEQFQLMSPESAGLQGVVSFVQYQGHEIHYTVEVEEATWTIHESVFSKRFETGDFVSISLKNSLVQKEILIST; translated from the coding sequence ATGATTAAAGTCAATAATGTATCAAAAAAGTATGGATCATTTACAGCCTTGCATTCGATTGACTTGGAGATCGGCGAAGGGGAATTTATTGCTGTTCTCGGTCCATCGGGGTGCGGAAAAACGACTTTGCTTAAATTATTGGCAGGGTTTATGGGACCAACAGATGGTACTATTGAAATGGACAATCTAGTTTTGGCTTCAAAAAAACGAGTCTTACCACCAGAAAAACGCAATATTGGAATGGTGTTTCAATCATTCGCATTATGGCCGCATATGACGGTTGCAGAACACGTCAAATTTCCGCTCAACTATCATCCCAATAAAATTAAAGAAAACAAGAAAGAAATGCAAGAACGAATGAATGAAGTGCTTAAATTGGTTGGATTAGATGCTTTAGCAGAGCGCTATCCTTCAGAGTTGTCAGGTGGGCAAAAACAGCGTGTAGCACTCGCGCGAGCTATTGCACCTTTACCGAACTTATTATTGATGGATGAGCCTTTGAGTGCATTAGACGTTGAGTTGCGCATGGAAATGCGCAAAGAAATTCAAAAGCTACACAGAGAAACAAAAGCTTCAATCGTTTTTGTTACACACGACCAAGGAGAAGCACTGGCTATTGCGGATAAAATTGTGGTAATGAATAAAGGACGCATTGAACAAATTGCACCGCCTGAAGTTCTTTACACACGCCCAGAAACGGAATTTGTAGCGACTTTTGTAGGGAAGTGTAATTTAGTAAAAGGACAATGGCGAAACGAACAGTTTGTGCCTGCTATTGATTCTAAAAATACGTGGCCAGATCTTGGTGTTACAGCGGGTTTTAAAGAAAATGGGATTTATCCGGTTCGTCCAGAACAATTCCAACTCATGTCACCAGAAAGTGCTGGATTGCAAGGGGTTGTATCATTTGTTCAATATCAAGGTCATGAAATTCACTATACAGTAGAAGTAGAAGAGGCAACGTGGACAATTCACGAATCAGTATTCAGCAAGCGCTTTGAAACGGGAGATTTTGTTAGTATTTCGTTGAAAAATTCTTTAGTACAAAAAGAGATATTGATTTCAACTTAA